In Brevibacillus sp. DP1.3A, a single window of DNA contains:
- a CDS encoding YolD-like family protein — protein MASKLDDLFAMKWILPEHNQALSHHYYKSSLIPQPILEDDELVEMNRIIHESIQEDFAVSMSWFKPEVDDLGRMKTHWGWVQRVDTNRKQIKLVNDDGFWWIDFKRLVKVERV, from the coding sequence GTGGCAAGTAAACTTGATGATTTATTCGCCATGAAGTGGATTTTGCCTGAGCACAACCAGGCACTCAGCCACCATTACTACAAATCATCGTTGATCCCACAACCGATCTTAGAAGACGACGAGCTGGTTGAAATGAATCGGATTATCCATGAGTCGATTCAGGAAGATTTCGCTGTCAGCATGTCATGGTTCAAACCAGAAGTAGATGACCTTGGACGCATGAAAACGCATTGGGGCTGGGTGCAGCGGGTCGATACAAATCGAAAACAGATAAAACTGGTGAACGATGACGGATTTTGGTGGATCGACTTCAAACGCCTGGTGAAAGTAGAGCGTGTATGA